The following proteins come from a genomic window of Leptospira bandrabouensis:
- a CDS encoding CapA family protein: MTIIFRFIYFWCITVPFLSCYTLPDVYFTRQVRIKVVGDLMCHNSQISSYYLSKTKEYDSSSSFEFVSNSLQDADLTLGNLETTIANDPSEFTGYPRFGSPIGYLIGIKNAGFDILSTANNHSADKGAFGIDYTIDSVNQMGMVPIGTFKSNSDYLNRKDFFIEVNGIKIAIYNYTYSTNGIPVKNDRIVRLLSEKQIQDDVSFAKENGIHFVILWYHYGTEYEEKPDKSQTKWVQIGFDAGADIIIGGHPHVVQRIDHFQEEKNGEDRLVAYSLGNFLSAQNRENTDGGIILSFSLEINSQKEKQIKNVSTESVWVYPHGYKIIPILKYAKKEIPIKLPKHSEKRMFAYEAHLKKIPGLNF, encoded by the coding sequence ATGACTATTATATTTCGTTTTATATATTTTTGGTGTATCACTGTTCCCTTCCTATCTTGTTACACTCTTCCCGATGTTTACTTTACTAGGCAAGTGAGAATTAAAGTGGTTGGGGATCTCATGTGCCATAACTCACAAATCTCCTCTTATTATCTTTCAAAGACTAAAGAATATGATTCTAGCAGCAGTTTCGAATTTGTTTCAAATTCATTACAGGATGCTGATTTAACCTTAGGAAATTTAGAAACAACCATCGCAAATGACCCAAGTGAATTTACTGGATACCCTCGATTTGGATCTCCTATCGGCTATTTAATAGGAATCAAAAATGCAGGTTTTGATATTCTATCAACAGCAAACAATCATTCTGCGGATAAGGGAGCTTTCGGAATTGATTATACGATCGATTCGGTAAATCAAATGGGAATGGTTCCTATTGGAACTTTCAAATCAAATTCGGATTATCTAAATCGAAAAGATTTTTTTATCGAAGTGAATGGGATCAAAATTGCGATTTATAATTATACATATTCCACAAATGGAATTCCTGTCAAAAATGATCGAATCGTTAGACTTTTGAGTGAAAAACAAATTCAAGATGATGTTAGTTTTGCCAAAGAAAATGGAATCCACTTTGTAATCCTTTGGTATCATTATGGAACTGAGTATGAAGAGAAACCAGACAAGTCACAGACCAAATGGGTTCAGATAGGTTTCGATGCTGGGGCCGATATCATCATTGGAGGGCATCCTCATGTAGTGCAAAGAATCGATCACTTCCAGGAAGAAAAAAATGGAGAGGACAGACTTGTGGCCTATTCCCTTGGCAATTTTTTGTCGGCGCAAAATAGAGAAAACACTGATGGTGGGATTATTTTATCTTTTTCATTAGAGATAAACTCACAGAAAGAAAAACAGATTAAAAATGTAAGTACGGAATCTGTTTGGGTTTACCCACATGGATATAAAATCATTCCCATTCTGAAATATGCAAAAAAGGAAATTCCAATTAAACTTCCTAAACATTCAGAAAAAAGAATGTTTGCTTATGAAGCACACCTTAAAAAAATTCCTGGTCTTAATTTTTGA
- a CDS encoding L-threonylcarbamoyladenylate synthase has translation MILYLHPENPEIRKLKQISERLKDGAVYIFPTDTVYAIIADAHSKLGVEKIYDIRKLPKDKPLSLMCKDISMASNFIEYLPNSAYRLMKRVTPGPFTFVLKANKNLPKPSVVHHKDKQIGIRIPDHIYLSELLKIHDSPLTSTSAFCDDEFIIDIDDLESIYGNQVEGIVDGGIVKTELSTIVQINDDSIELIREGKGYDLISEEVSS, from the coding sequence ATGATCCTATACCTCCATCCAGAAAATCCGGAAATCCGAAAACTCAAACAAATTTCGGAGAGACTGAAGGATGGAGCTGTTTATATATTTCCAACTGACACTGTTTATGCGATCATAGCAGACGCACACTCAAAACTGGGTGTTGAGAAAATATACGATATTCGTAAACTTCCCAAAGACAAACCGCTTTCTCTGATGTGTAAAGACATTTCCATGGCATCAAATTTCATTGAGTATTTGCCTAATTCTGCTTATCGTTTGATGAAACGAGTGACACCTGGTCCCTTTACCTTTGTTTTAAAAGCAAATAAAAACTTACCAAAACCTTCGGTAGTTCATCATAAGGACAAACAAATTGGTATCCGCATTCCAGATCATATTTACTTAAGTGAACTCTTAAAAATCCATGATTCCCCTCTCACATCGACTTCGGCTTTTTGTGATGATGAGTTCATTATTGATATAGACGATTTAGAATCCATTTACGGAAACCAAGTGGAAGGAATTGTCGATGGTGGGATTGTCAAAACAGAACTATCGACTATTGTGCAAATCAATGATGATTCGATAGAATTAATACGCGAAGGTAAGGGTTATGATCTTATTTCGGAAGAAGTTTCAAGTTAA
- a CDS encoding SDR family NAD(P)-dependent oxidoreductase: MSLFDVKGKSILITGASRGIGKTLALGFRDAGAIVYGAGSRPESIEWMAKEGINGVVLDVRSEGAAFEIIGQIKAKHGRLDTLINNAGIATNTPASGFKEEELQNIVQTNYVGVFRNCQAYYKHHKKEGGNIINVASVLGMVGSKLASVYSGTKGAVITLSKALAIEWCNNGYRVNVICPGLIDTEMTDMIKDKEFIMKQVLAGIPMGRLGKPEELLGAAIYLASDSSSYMTGQCLVLDGGLTAQ, from the coding sequence ATGAGTTTATTTGATGTAAAAGGAAAATCGATTTTGATCACCGGTGCCAGCCGAGGCATCGGAAAGACATTAGCTCTCGGTTTTCGAGACGCAGGTGCCATTGTCTATGGAGCAGGTTCTAGACCAGAATCCATTGAGTGGATGGCAAAAGAAGGAATCAACGGAGTGGTCCTTGATGTACGCAGTGAAGGTGCAGCATTTGAAATCATCGGTCAAATCAAAGCAAAACATGGAAGACTCGATACACTCATTAACAACGCCGGTATTGCAACGAATACTCCCGCTTCTGGATTTAAAGAAGAAGAATTACAAAATATAGTTCAAACAAACTATGTAGGTGTGTTTCGCAATTGCCAAGCCTATTACAAACATCATAAAAAAGAAGGTGGAAACATCATTAATGTGGCTTCGGTTCTTGGAATGGTGGGAAGTAAATTGGCTTCTGTATATTCTGGGACAAAGGGAGCAGTCATTACTTTATCTAAAGCCCTTGCGATTGAATGGTGTAATAATGGTTATCGTGTGAATGTCATTTGTCCGGGGCTTATTGATACCGAAATGACAGATATGATCAAAGACAAAGAATTCATCATGAAACAAGTGCTTGCTGGTATTCCTATGGGGCGTCTTGGAAAACCTGAAGAACTCCTGGGAGCGGCCATTTATTTAGCCTCTGACTCTTCTTCGTATATGACGGGTCAGTGTCTTGTTCTTGATGGGGGACTCACAGCACAATAA
- a CDS encoding Maf family protein, with protein MFILKSTSPRRIQILTDLGFLFLVEPANIDESQKYKEPSLEYLERMVHSKLGNDGNPNHLYLAADTIVVFQNEILHKPVDLEDSVRILKTLSGKKHSVFSGGGLQTGSTVDFFYEETIIEFKNWSEVEIRDYILRCQPFDKAGSYGIQDENGPVAARFGSYTNVMGFPLRSFLARSSVWLPFWEKSFTRKD; from the coding sequence TTGTTTATACTCAAATCGACATCACCAAGACGAATCCAAATACTCACCGATCTTGGATTTTTATTCCTGGTGGAACCAGCAAACATTGATGAGTCTCAAAAATATAAGGAACCAAGTCTCGAATATTTAGAACGAATGGTTCACTCGAAATTAGGTAACGATGGGAACCCAAACCATCTTTATTTGGCTGCTGATACCATTGTTGTATTTCAAAATGAAATTTTACACAAACCAGTCGACCTGGAAGATTCCGTTCGAATCCTCAAAACACTCTCGGGAAAAAAACATTCTGTATTTTCGGGGGGTGGTTTGCAGACCGGATCTACGGTTGATTTTTTCTACGAGGAAACAATCATCGAATTTAAAAATTGGAGCGAAGTGGAAATACGTGATTATATTTTGCGATGCCAACCTTTTGATAAAGCAGGCTCTTATGGAATTCAAGATGAAAATGGACCCGTAGCCGCAAGGTTTGGATCGTATACGAATGTGATGGGATTTCCCCTCCGAAGTTTTTTAGCTCGTTCTTCGGTGTGGTTGCCTTTTTGGGAAAAGTCTTTTACGCGTAAAGATTGA
- the holA gene encoding DNA polymerase III subunit delta — translation METKKSQAREFSSLFQLFKTQTSNLPQFFAYTGEDSYEFELIIDHYKEALSKSSGPYEIILIVSESGEQAKLFAELFTPDMFYPRKLIIVKQAAALFKPILDTKSTQEWKDFASGFRKNITSVSDEIFLIVHYDGKDIPQGLVQLFQGTLNYYKTKFLYPSDYPKVFKEVCDQEQVHFEPNAADEFIHRIPANVGAYLKSVKKLKQYLHRSKFTIDDVNSVLFSQNELNTNLLVETLIQKRKVDFFKEFTKFGDQNSEILSFLTRLSYKLDEIRKIKVIRTRHNGEVPIPIMDELLKTGSYSDARKNFVRRQLVSDSALFTDKTLDLFYDQVIEMNIKFKSGLRDEEGRNYFLQKIMHLFSLLQERSSK, via the coding sequence ATGGAAACAAAAAAATCGCAAGCTAGAGAATTTAGCTCTCTTTTCCAACTCTTCAAAACCCAAACAAGTAACCTGCCCCAATTTTTTGCCTACACAGGCGAAGATTCCTATGAATTTGAACTCATCATCGATCATTACAAAGAGGCCCTTTCGAAATCTTCGGGCCCTTACGAAATCATTCTCATCGTATCTGAATCAGGAGAACAGGCAAAACTTTTTGCGGAGCTCTTCACTCCTGATATGTTTTACCCAAGAAAACTCATCATTGTCAAACAAGCTGCCGCACTTTTTAAACCCATACTGGATACAAAGTCGACACAAGAATGGAAAGATTTTGCTTCTGGATTTCGTAAAAACATAACCTCTGTATCCGATGAAATTTTTCTCATTGTCCATTATGATGGAAAAGATATCCCCCAAGGTTTGGTTCAACTTTTTCAAGGAACCTTAAACTATTACAAAACAAAATTTTTATATCCAAGTGATTACCCAAAAGTATTCAAAGAGGTCTGTGACCAGGAACAAGTACATTTTGAACCAAATGCTGCCGATGAATTCATCCATCGAATTCCCGCAAACGTAGGTGCTTATCTCAAAAGTGTAAAAAAACTCAAACAATACTTACATCGTTCCAAATTTACCATCGATGATGTGAATTCCGTTTTATTTAGTCAAAATGAACTGAATACCAATTTGCTCGTAGAAACATTGATTCAAAAACGTAAGGTTGATTTTTTTAAAGAATTCACTAAGTTTGGTGACCAAAACTCTGAAATTCTTAGTTTCCTTACAAGGCTCAGTTACAAACTAGATGAAATTCGCAAAATCAAAGTCATACGGACAAGACACAACGGTGAAGTTCCTATCCCCATTATGGATGAACTTTTAAAAACAGGAAGTTATTCCGATGCGAGAAAAAACTTTGTAAGAAGGCAATTGGTTTCTGATTCCGCTTTGTTTACTGATAAAACTTTAGATTTATTTTATGACCAAGTGATTGAAATGAATATCAAATTCAAATCAGGACTTCGTGACGAAGAAGGAAGGAACTACTTTTTACAAAAAATTATGCATCTTTTTTCCTTACTTCAAGAAAGATCTTCCAAATGA
- a CDS encoding helix-turn-helix domain-containing protein yields MSSKRSKQTSEWISSGSDIQKIRNQWIETSNSNLPMLIIGEKGVGKSFWIQRSLEQRNISSSNVISFDFSYPFAFAESLEKIKSSRQMVTILMDRITKAKPEEVLLLQQWWKSEKYEEKSKVYLYWEIHSEELEILTQKNVYSDFYDQLKSFRFELPNLKKRISELPLFVSQFLEEANTELGKKISGMEEEFFVFFKNKTFTTNFSELRDMIFALVGFSSGKQLHWKQIPSHFFENQLTEFEVKPGISLESYEKEIIKANLIYTKGNREKAAKLLGISERNLYRKLHEYHLEDLS; encoded by the coding sequence GTGTCATCAAAAAGAAGTAAACAAACTTCAGAATGGATTTCTAGCGGATCCGATATCCAAAAGATTCGCAACCAGTGGATAGAAACTTCAAATTCCAATTTACCGATGTTAATCATTGGAGAAAAGGGTGTGGGGAAAAGTTTTTGGATCCAAAGAAGTTTAGAACAAAGAAATATATCTTCCAGTAATGTAATAAGTTTTGATTTTTCATATCCCTTTGCCTTTGCGGAATCCTTAGAAAAAATAAAATCATCCAGACAGATGGTGACCATTCTGATGGATCGCATCACAAAGGCAAAACCAGAAGAAGTATTGTTATTACAACAATGGTGGAAGTCAGAAAAATACGAAGAAAAATCAAAAGTATATTTGTATTGGGAAATTCATTCAGAAGAACTTGAAATTCTAACTCAAAAAAATGTGTATTCCGATTTTTATGACCAGTTAAAATCTTTTCGGTTTGAACTTCCGAATTTAAAAAAACGGATTTCTGAATTACCCTTATTTGTTTCTCAGTTTTTAGAAGAGGCAAATACGGAACTTGGTAAAAAAATTTCCGGCATGGAAGAAGAGTTTTTTGTTTTTTTTAAAAACAAAACATTCACCACAAATTTTTCTGAATTACGTGATATGATTTTTGCACTGGTTGGTTTTTCATCCGGCAAACAATTACATTGGAAGCAGATCCCATCTCATTTTTTTGAAAACCAACTCACAGAATTTGAAGTGAAACCTGGAATTAGTTTGGAAAGTTATGAAAAGGAAATCATCAAAGCCAATTTGATTTATACAAAAGGAAATCGAGAAAAAGCGGCCAAACTCCTGGGAATCTCTGAAAGGAATTTGTATCGAAAATTACATGAATATCATTTGGAAGATCTTTCTTGA
- a CDS encoding LIC10012 family protein, with product MSRRPYRITQILLLIFITFFPEFVIGKEISILPAYISGEVPQVLGTRREAGFELSRLSRHYLKRNFFTEVTDPKLVENYLNESDWNEESELKDQDFFSYCTEWDSHFVVQDQVDFGNPILVKTVIFNCKNQTRQTIQSKLISNFVLAYEKHNEKSFRFLPPRFYEKKNKIAPNYEINLFIDIHSSYAYYKKDVLKSLSSLYDQDGLFLGVTLVKKDKIVTIPPTKEHIEIKKLMEETGWQGNNQAESIVSALQGLKSKISTGKKESRKLFLLLSSAVKDKSGSIIMALNDLRHMEMEPVILVPNHSELSTIRELQRIGKASNSRVVGITEYQKIGTSDGYEYLYLNQFNVYSSIEELPMPFNWNQNQIKKYDASLVRAAVDVVTPYNLYLAYEKISDKRVLEKEEIKTDLEYILRTESNTDQTEKDRFQTVLVESKGEAIWIQLPYDVVVTKGKEYLIQTTFVLDPLSTWGVKNAPAETNLLKINTTYPKTLMVKPSQAKKFLDTNKIREFNGYLQGTVSVIKKK from the coding sequence ATGTCTCGCCGACCTTACCGCATTACCCAAATATTGCTTTTGATTTTTATTACGTTCTTTCCCGAATTTGTGATCGGGAAAGAAATTTCTATACTGCCTGCTTACATTTCTGGCGAAGTGCCACAGGTTCTTGGCACAAGACGTGAGGCTGGATTTGAGTTGTCCCGTCTTTCCAGACACTACTTAAAACGAAATTTTTTTACCGAAGTAACAGATCCTAAACTTGTAGAAAATTATTTGAATGAGTCGGATTGGAACGAAGAAAGTGAACTAAAAGATCAGGATTTTTTCTCTTATTGTACGGAGTGGGATTCTCATTTTGTTGTCCAAGATCAGGTTGATTTTGGAAATCCTATCCTTGTCAAAACGGTTATTTTTAACTGTAAAAACCAAACTAGACAAACCATCCAATCCAAACTCATTTCCAACTTTGTTTTAGCGTATGAAAAACATAATGAAAAAAGTTTTCGATTTCTGCCACCTCGGTTTTATGAAAAGAAAAACAAAATTGCTCCCAATTATGAAATCAATCTATTTATAGACATTCATTCTTCTTATGCTTATTACAAAAAAGATGTTTTAAAGAGTTTGTCTTCTTTGTATGATCAGGACGGATTGTTTTTAGGTGTGACACTCGTAAAAAAAGATAAAATAGTCACCATCCCACCGACAAAGGAACACATTGAAATCAAAAAATTGATGGAAGAAACAGGTTGGCAAGGAAACAACCAAGCTGAGTCCATTGTATCCGCCTTACAGGGCTTAAAGTCGAAAATTTCAACGGGAAAAAAAGAATCAAGAAAACTGTTTTTGCTTCTTTCTTCTGCAGTGAAGGACAAGTCCGGATCGATCATCATGGCATTGAATGATTTACGACATATGGAAATGGAACCAGTAATTCTTGTGCCAAACCATTCGGAACTAAGTACAATTCGAGAATTACAAAGAATTGGCAAAGCAAGTAACAGTCGTGTTGTTGGCATCACTGAATACCAAAAAATTGGAACTTCCGATGGATATGAATATCTTTATTTAAATCAATTCAATGTGTATTCGTCGATTGAAGAATTACCCATGCCTTTTAATTGGAATCAAAACCAAATCAAAAAATATGATGCATCACTCGTTCGTGCGGCAGTCGATGTAGTCACACCTTACAATCTTTATCTGGCGTATGAAAAAATTTCCGACAAACGAGTTTTGGAAAAAGAAGAAATTAAAACCGATTTAGAATATATTTTACGAACAGAATCCAATACAGACCAAACAGAAAAGGATAGATTCCAGACGGTTCTTGTTGAATCAAAAGGAGAAGCCATTTGGATTCAGTTGCCTTATGATGTGGTGGTAACAAAAGGAAAAGAGTATTTAATCCAAACAACTTTTGTTTTGGATCCTTTATCCACATGGGGAGTGAAAAATGCTCCTGCGGAAACCAATTTGTTAAAAATAAATACTACCTATCCAAAGACATTGATGGTGAAACCTTCGCAGGCAAAAAAGTTTTTGGATACAAACAAAATTAGAGAATTTAACGGTTACTTGCAAGGGACAGTGAGTGTCATCAAAAAGAAGTAA
- a CDS encoding lipoprotein LipL21: MKKSLIVCASLIAFVVSCGSNDGGRRDATTVGKNGWIFEGWACAPDAAAAKRGESPAEYCKGKEKEFDYLYMKFSARASDKAIKANSVAMKQSTCREAARLQVAGDGLKKILGEYLEQASGVSDGQSTGSVIVSESKGTIKGVGVYDCCSLNNETGICANVGEPETWEECQCVGYLRYMGGQKALEAKATAAQ; encoded by the coding sequence ATGAAGAAATCACTTATCGTATGTGCCTCTCTAATCGCATTTGTTGTATCTTGCGGATCCAATGATGGAGGCAGAAGAGACGCTACGACCGTAGGTAAAAATGGTTGGATTTTTGAAGGTTGGGCATGTGCGCCTGACGCGGCAGCTGCTAAACGTGGTGAAAGCCCTGCTGAGTATTGCAAAGGGAAAGAAAAAGAATTCGATTATCTTTACATGAAATTTTCTGCACGTGCTTCTGACAAGGCTATCAAAGCAAACTCAGTTGCCATGAAACAATCCACTTGCCGTGAAGCAGCTCGTCTTCAAGTTGCTGGTGATGGTCTGAAAAAAATCTTAGGTGAATACTTAGAACAAGCTTCCGGTGTATCTGATGGTCAATCTACAGGTTCCGTAATTGTTTCTGAATCTAAAGGTACTATCAAAGGTGTGGGAGTTTACGACTGCTGCTCTCTTAACAACGAAACAGGAATTTGCGCAAATGTTGGCGAACCTGAAACTTGGGAAGAATGTCAGTGTGTTGGATACTTGCGCTATATGGGCGGACAAAAAGCACTTGAAGCTAAGGCAACTGCAGCTCAGTAA